From a single Phocoena sinus isolate mPhoSin1 chromosome 1, mPhoSin1.pri, whole genome shotgun sequence genomic region:
- the LOC116742307 gene encoding LOW QUALITY PROTEIN: uncharacterized protein LOC116742307 (The sequence of the model RefSeq protein was modified relative to this genomic sequence to represent the inferred CDS: substituted 1 base at 1 genomic stop codon) has translation MGQTQSTPLSLLLTNFGDVKSRGHDLSLDIRKRKLITFCRSEWPTFGVGWPTEGTFCLPIVLKIKSRVFLPGKEGHPDQIPYILVWQDLVENPPPWMAPFLSSGTYKILTARPTKPPKPQTSTAPILSDSQDLLLIEPPPYQHPPLAPQPVPLPAPDPAPLPLEEPPVAPPERPPRSEPEEREAEALPALLPNENNSPGPAGRTRGRTQRDPGFRHPDSTTALPLREIGPPDETGNPRLQYWPFSTSDLYNWKTQNARFSDNPKDLIALLDSVMFTHQPIWDDCQQLLRILFTTEERERIQLEARKLVPGDDGQPTANPDLINAAFPLTRPPQDDWNYNTGEGRGRLLIYRQTLMAGLRAAARKPTNLAKVYSIVQGKTESPSSYLERLMEAFRQYTLMDPEAPENQAAVVMSFVNQAAPDIKKKLQKLEDLEGKQIQDLLRIAQRVFNNRDAPEDRQLKATEKMTKVLAAIVQKDQGGPPATRPPRQPLDRDQCAYCKEKGHWARECPKKRQPRPNQGQWQPKATTPVLFTHDAEXGGRGSDPLPEPRVTLQVEGKPVQFLVDTGAQHSVLVKPHGKISDKTSWVQGATGVKRYPWTTQRTVDLGTGKVTHSFLVIPDSPCPLLGRDLLTKMGAQIHFRSEGPIITDPHNQPISVLTLNLEDEYRLHQEPPSQNQDIKSWLQQFPEAWAETGGMGLAKHRPALFIEIKPGADPARVRQYPMPIEAKTGITPHIRRLLDLGILRPCQSAWNTPLLPVRKPNSKDYRPVQDLREVNRRVIDIHPTVPNPYTLLSALSPEKQWYTVLDLKDAFFSLPLAPKSQELFAFEWSDPERGINGQLTWTRLPQGFKNSPTLFDEALHEDLSEYRRQNPNITLLQYVDDLLIAAGTTEACLQGTRNLLQTLGTLGYRASAKKAQICRPEVTYLGYLLKGGQRWLTDARKETVLRIPRPTTPRQVREFLGSAGFCRLWIPKFAEMAKPLYLATKEQTPFEWTEEAEQSFQQIKTALLSAPALGLPDVSKPFHLFVDENKGIAKAVLTQPLGPWTRPIAYLSKKLDPVAAGWPPCLRVIAATALLVKDANKLTMGQELHVTTPHAIDGVLKQPPDQWMSNARLVHYQGLLLNPLKISYTPPRALNPASLLPDPDLDSPLHDCAEVLAQIHGVREDLRDQPLLDAQVTWFTDGSSFVQQGQRYVGAAVTSETEVIWAKTLPPGTSAQKAELIALTQALKMSKDQKATIYTDSRYAFATAHIHGAIYREWGLLTAEGKDIKNKEEILALLAAIWEPKKLAIVHCPGHQKPTNPVARGNNLADQTARNAAYTPIPLLPLQLPDPGPRELPPQPDYSEDDIRWINKLPLTQVKDGWWRDAKNNILLPEKLGTLVLERIHRSTHLGARRLQDLIRQTGLKIKNVSEKTERLVAGCAVCQLHNANTHPPTAGIRERGNQPGAYWEVDFTEVKPGKYGYRYLLVFIDTFSGWTEAFPTKNETAQIVAKKLLEEILPRYGFPVMIGSDNGPAFVSKVSQDLASILGADWKLHCAYRPQSSGQVERMNRTLKETLTKLTMETGANWVVLLPYALFRVRNSPYKLGFTPYEIIHGRPPPIIPNLKTNLIQSDPENNLLSSLQALQRIHETIWPKLKELYTTGPPPTPHQLQPGDWVLVKRHRQETLEPRWKGPYQIILTTPTAIKVDSIAAWIHYTHVKPVDPLSDLIKSTKADVTWTVDRSKDNPLKLTLRHTLPHEDQGTADSSNDSPNPQPSGHEGRIQPPPTKNALMQQLYGAPCECRGGTSETPVVPRRYTHMQDCGGITAYLVQVYGGTGVKTSWQCHHKPKPLPPPAICPCSTFQESMHSTCYSSYQQCTGTNNKTYFTATLQNNKSPTISDNNKYLQAGCIGTPGTPVCWNTRAPIHMSDGGGPQDEVRQIETRRQIEKAYQDLYPQLSYHPLIRPKVNPSELDPQTTTILEATFALLNTTNPNLAQDCWLCLPQGPPRPIAIPIFANLNISKQCNPTLLPEPFPIQFSKFSTTFNTSCFVKNDSLSNASIDLGILSSTGCSQYIPVNSSLCSPNTTVFVCGNNLAYTYLPQNWTGVCNLATLLPNVDLISGDTPLPIPSFDLWAGRTKRAITAIPLLVGLGITGAVATGSTGLGVSLHSYNQLSRQLIEDVEALSGTIQDLQDQLDSLAEVVLQNRRGLDLLTAEQGGICLALKEKCCFYANKSGIVRNKIHQLQEDLARRRKELADNPLWSGFHGMLPFLLPFLGPLLCLLLLLTIGPCIFNKIMDFVRKRINTVQLMVLRSQYQPYEDLENEETEP, from the coding sequence ccctccttctcactaaTTTTGGGGATGTGAAATCCCGAGGACACGATCTCAGTCTGGACATccggaaaagaaaacttattaccTTCTGCCGCTCTGAATGGCCAACTTTCGGGGTTGGTTGGCCCACCGAGGGTACCTTTTGTCTTCCTATAGtcctaaaaattaaatctagagtTTTCTTACCAGGGAAAGAAGGCCATCCGGACCAAATCCCCTACATCTTGGTATGGCAGGACCTGGTAGAAAACCCACCTCCCTGGATGGCCCCCTTTTTGTCATCAGGGACATATAAGATCCTTACGGCCCGACCAACTAAACCTCCCAAGCCTCAGACCTCAACCGCACCCATACTTTCTGACAGCCAAGACCTCCTTCTCATAGAACCCCCTCCATATCAACATCCTCCTTTGGCCCCACAACcggtcccccttcctgctcctgaccctgctcctctccccttggaagaacctcctgtggcccctcccgaGAGGCCACCCAGGTCAGAACCGGAGGAGCGAGAGGCAGAGGCACTGCCGGCCCTCCTGCCCAATGAAAATAACTCCCCTGGGCCGGCTGGACGCACCCGTGGACGCACTCAGCGCGACCCAGGGTTCCGCCATCCAGATTCCACCACAGCCCTACCCCTACGAGAAATAGGCCCTCCCGATGAGACAGGGAACCCCCGACTCCAATATTGGCCATTCTCTACCAGTGACTTATATAATTGGAAAACCCAGAATGCTCGTTTTTCTGATAATCCTAAAGACTTGATAGCTCTTCTAGATAGTGTTATGTTTACCCATCAGCCCATCTGGGATGACTGCCAACAGCTTCTCCGGATCCTGTTCACTACCGAGGAACGAGAACGAATCCAGCTGGAGGCAAGAAAACTGGTTCCTGGAGATGATGGTCAACCCACCGCTAACCCTGATCTTATTAATGCAGCCTTTCCCTTAACTCGCCCCCCGCAGGATGATTGGAACTACAACACCGGAGAAGGTAGGGGACGACTGCTCATTTATCGCCAGACTCTAATGGCGGGTCTCCGGGCTGCCGCGCGCAAGCCCACTAATTTGGCCAAGGTATATTCAATtgtacaaggtaaaacagaaagtCCCTCCTCTTATTTAGAAAGATTAATGGAAGCCTTTAGGCAATATACCCTTATGGATCCAGAGGCCCCCGAAAATCAGGCTGCCGTTGTAATGTCCTTCGTTAACCAGGCAGCccctgatattaaaaagaaactccagaagTTAGAAGATCTGGAGGGCAAACAGATACAGGACCTACTCCGTATTGCTCAGCGCGTCTTTAATAACCGAGACGCCCCAGAGGATAGACAACTTAAAGCCACTGAGAAAATGACTAAGGTCCTGGCCGCCATTGTTCAGAAAGATCAAGGGGGCCCCCCAGCCACTCGACCTCCCAGGCAACCATTGGACAGAGATCAATGTGCCTATTGCAAGGAAAAAGGCCATTGGGCTCGGGAATGCCCCAAAAAAAGGCAGCCGCGCCCCAACCAGGGGCAATGGCAACCGAAGGCCACCACCCCAGTCCTGTTTACACATGATGCAGAGTAGGGGGGACGGGGTTCGGACCCCCTCCCCGAACCCAGGGTAACCCTACAAGTGGAGGGGAAACCAGTCCAATTCCTGGTGGATACAGGGGCACAGCATTCGGTCTTGGTTAAGCCCCACGGGAAAATTTCTGACAAAACCTCCTGGGTCCAGGGAGCTACAGGAGTTAAACGTTACCCCTGGACCACTCAGAGAACTGTAGACTTGGGCACGGGAAAAGTAACCCACTCCTTTCTGGTCATTCCCGATAGCCCTTGCCCCTTACTGGGGAGAGACTTACTTACTAAAATGGGAGCGCAAATTCATTTTCGGTCAGAGGGGCCGATCATAACAGACCCTCACAACCAACCCATATCTGTGCTCACCCTGAACTTGGAAGATGAGTACCGACTTCACCAGGAACCACCCTcccaaaatcaagatataaagTCATGGCTTCAGCAGTTCCCCGAAGCATGGGCAGAAACAGGTGGGATGGGACTAGCCAAACATCGCCCAGCCCTATTCATAGAAATCAAACCAGGGGCAGATCCTGCACGTGTCAGACAATATCCCATGCCCATAGAGGCCAAAACTGGTATCACTCCACATATTCGCCGGCTTCTTGACCTAGGTATACTGCGTCCCTGCCAGTCGGCCTGGAACACACCCCTGCTGCCAGTCCGCAAACCTAACAGTAAAGACTACCGCCCAGTACAGGACCTGAGGGAAGTTAACAGACGAGTCATAGACATCCATCCTACCGTACCCAATCCATATACTCTTTTGAGCGCCCTTAGTCCAGAAAAACAATGGTATACTGTGCTGGACCTCAAAGATGCCTTTTTTAGTTTACCCTTAGCACCCAAAAGTCAAGAACTCTTTGCCTTCGAATGGTCGGATCCCGAGAGAGGCATAAACGGACAACTCACCTGGACCAGACTTccccaaggattcaagaactcaccTACCTTGTTTGATGAGGCCCTACACGAGGATCTCAGTGAGTACCGGAGACAAAACCCCAATATAACCCTCCTGCAGtatgttgatgatctcttaatagCTGCTGGGaccactgaagcctgcctgcAGGGAACCAGAAACCTCCTACAGACTCTCGGCACCCTGGGATACCGGGCCTCTGCCAAAAAGGCGCAGATCTGCAGGCCTGAGGTAACTTACCTGGGATACCTACTGAAAGGGGGGCAACGATGGCTCACAGATGCACGGAAAGAGACTGTCCTCCGCATCCCCAGACCCACCACGCCTCGACAGGTGAGAGAATTTTTGGGGTCAGCTGGGTTCTGCCGTTTATGGATACCCAAATTTGCTGAAATGGCCAAACCACTATACTTAGCcaccaaagaacagacgccctttgAATGGACAGAGGAGGCTGAGCAATCATTTCAGCAGATCAAAACTGCCTTGCTATCCGCACCCGCCCTGGGTCTCCCTGATGTCTCCAAACCCTTCCACCTCTTTGTGGATGAAAACAAAGGCATAGCTAAGGCCGTGTTGACCCAACCCCTCGGTCCTTGGACCAGGCCTATCGCTTACCTATCGAAGAAATTGGACCCCGTGGCTGCAGGCTGGCCTCCTTGCCTCCGGGTGATCGCCGCCACAGCCCTATTGGTAAAGGATGCCAACAAACTAACTATGGGACAGGAATTACATGTCACCACCCCCCACGCCATCGACGGGGTTCTCAAACAGCCTCCCGACCAATGGATGAGCAATGCTCGATTGGTCCACTACCAGGGTCTACTGTTAAATCCTCTCAAAATCAGCTACACTCCACCACGGGCTTTAAACCCTGCCTCTCTATTACCTGACCCAGACTTAGACTCCCCACTCCATGATTGTGCAGAGGTACTGGCTCAGATCCATGGGGTTCGGGAAGACCTACGTGACCAGCCCCTATTAGATGCACAAGTCACATGGTTCACTGACGGCAGTAGTTTTGTCCAGCAAGGTCAGAGGTATGTGGGGGCAGCGGTAACATCGGAAACTGAGGTGATATGGGCAAAGACTCTCCCCCCAGGGACCTCAGCCCAAAAAGCTGAATTAATTGCCCTGACCCAAGCTCTTAAGATGAGCAAAGACCAAAAAGCCACCATATATACAGACAGCCGGTATGCTTTCGCTACCGCACACATACATGGGGCAATATACCGAGAGTGGGGActactcacagcagagggcaaagacatcaagaacaaagaggaaatcctGGCCTTGCTAGCGGCCATATGGGAACCCAAAAAGTTAGCCATTGTACATTGCCCGGGGCATCAAAAACCCACAAATCCAGTCGCCCGGGGCAACAATTTGGCAGACCAGACGGCTCGAAATGCGGCATACACTCCAATACCATTACTTCCCCTACAACTGCCAGATCCAGGGCCCCGGGAATTACCGCCCCAACCCGACTACTCGGAAGATGACattagatggataaacaaactcccTCTAACCCAGGTTAAAGACGGATGGTGGCGGGACGCTAAGAACAATATCCTCCTTCCAGAAAAACTAGGAACCTTGGTCCTTGAACGGATCCATCGTAGCACCCACTTGGGCGCCCGACGGCTACAGGATCTCATCAGACAGActggacttaaaattaaaaatgtctccgAAAAAACTGAACGACTGGTTGCTGGCTGTGCAGTCTGCCAACTCCATAATGCTAACACCCACCCACCAACCGCTGGCATCCGGGAAAGAGGGAACCAGCCCGGAGCCTACTGGGAAGTGGACTTCACGGAGGTAAAGCCTGGcaaatatggatatagatatttaCTGGTGTTTATAGATACCTTTTCAGGTTGGACTGAGGCATTCCCGACCAAGAATGAGACAGCACAAATAGTAGCTAAAAAGCTACTAGAAGAAATCCTGCCCAGGTATGGCTTTCCAGTTATGATAGGGTCAGACAACGGGCCGGCCTTCGTTTCTAAGGTAAGTCAGGATCTGGCTTCCATACTTGgggctgattggaaattacattgtgcataccgcccccagagttcaggacaggtagaaagaatgaatagaactctaaaagagaccttgACTAAATTAACCATGGAGACTGGTGCTAACTGGGTAGTCCTACTCCCCTACGCTCTGTTTAGGGTGCGAAATTCCCCCTATAAGCTAGGATTTACCCCCTACGAAATAATACATGGTAGGCCTCCTCCTATTATCCCTAACCTAAAGACTAACCTTATCCAATCGGACCCAGAAAATAatctcctgtcttccctccaaGCCTTACAGCGGATACATGAGACAATCTGGCCCAAACTAAAAGAGCTATATACAACAGGACCCCCGCCTACTCCACACCAGCTCCAACCAGGTGACTGGGTCCTTGTCAAACGCCATCGACAAGAGACCCTAGAACCCAGGTGGAAAGGACCTTACCAGATCATCCTGACAACGCCGACGGCCATCAAGGTGGACAGCATAGCTGCCTGGATCCATTACACCCACGTCAAGCCGGTGGACCCACTTTCTGACCTCATCAAGTCCACTAAAGCTGACGTCACCTGGACGGTTGATCGGAGTAAGGACAATCCCCTCAAACTGACCTTACGCCATACCCTCCCCCATGAGGACCAAGGTACTGCTGATAGCTCTAATGACAGTCCTAACCCTCAACCCTCGGGCCACGAGGGGAGGATTCAACCCCCCCCCACTAAGAATGCTTTAATGCAACAACTATATGGTGCACCGTGCGAGTGCAGGGGAGGTACTAGCGAGACTCCTGTTGTTCCCCGAAGGTATACTCATATGCAGGATTGTGGGGGAATAACTGCATACCTTGTTCAGGTATATGGAGGCACCGGGGTCAAAACCAGCTGGCAATGCCACCATAAGCCTAAACCACTCCCCCCCCCAGCTATTTGCCCCTGTTCTACTTTTCAGGAATCAATGCATAGCACGTGCTACTCCTCTTACCAGCAATGTACAGGGACCAATAACAAGACTTATTTCACAGCCACACTACAGAATAATAAAAGTCCCACcattagtgataataataaataccttcaGGCTGGATGCATTGGCACTCCCGGGACCCCGGTGTGCTGGAATACCAGGGCCCCCATACATATGTCAGACGGTGGAGGGCCCCAAGACGAAGTGCGCCAGATAGAAACCCgaagacaaatagaaaaggcCTATCAGGATCTGTACCCACAGCTCAGCTACCACCCCCTAATTCGCCCTAAGGTCAATCCCTCTGAACTGGACCCCCAAACCACGACTATACTAGAAGCTACTTTTGCGCTTTTAAATACCACCAACCCCAACTTAGCACAAGATtgctggctctgccttcctcaAGGACCGCCCCGCCCTATAGCTATCCCCATTTTCGCCAATTTAAACATCAGCAAACAATGTAACCCAACTTTACTCCCCGAGCCGTTTCCCatacaattttcaaagttttcaactaCCTTTAATACCTCATGCTTTGTCAAGAACGATTCCCTCTCTAACGCCAGTATTGACTTGGGAATCCTTTCATCTACTGGATGTAGTCAGTATATCCCCGTAAACTCCTCCCTCTGTAGTCCTAACACCACTGTCTTTGTCTGTGGAAATAACCTAGCATACACCTATTTACCCCAGAACTGGACAGGGGTCTGCAACCTAGCCACCCTCCTCCCTAATGTAGACCTGATCTCGGGAGACACTCCATTGCCCATTCCCAGCTTTGACCTTTGGGCAGGAAGAACCAAACGAGCCATTACAGCCATACCCCTCCTGGTAGGACTAGGAATTACAGGAGCTGTGGCCACAGGGAGTACAGGTCTTGGGGTCTCCCTTCACTCCTATAATCAGCTGTCTAGACAATTAATAGAAGATGTAGAAGCCCTCTCTGGAACCATTCAGGACTTACAGGACCAATTAGATTCGCTGGCCGAGGTGGTCCTACAAAATAGGAGGGGCTTAGACTTGCTGACAGCTGAACAGGGTGGGATATGCCTCgctctaaaagaaaaatgttgtttttatgcaaataaatcaggcattgtaagaaacaaaattcaccaGCTCCAGGAAGACTTAGCCCGCCGTCGGAAAGAATTAGCGGACAATCCCCTTTGGTCAGGATTTCATGGgatgcttcccttcctcctccccttcctgggccctctactatgcctccttctcctcctcactATAGGCCCCTGTATATTCAACAAAATCATGGATTTCGtccgaaaaagaataaacacagttcAGCTAATGGTATTAAGATCACAATATCAGCCATACGAggacttagaaaatgaagaaactgagccttga